In Deltaproteobacteria bacterium, the genomic stretch CGCGGATCCGAGCGTGTTCGACGTGATGCTCGTGATCGACGTGTCGTACTCGACGCGCGCGGCGAGCGGCGGCGACATCGACGGCGACGGCGTGGTCGGCGTCGATCCGCAGGGCGAGGGCCTCGCGGGCGTCTTCCCGAGCGACGTGCGCAGCACGGACCCGCAGGACTCGATCCTGCACGCGCAGGTTCGCGCGGCGCTCGCCCTGCTCGAAGGCGTCGACGCGCGCCGCGTGCGCTTCGGCGTGATCACGTTCTCGGGAGAGGTGAACCCGGCGACCGGCGAGCGCGTGAACGAGGCGCAGCAGGACGCGCAGCTCGAGATTCCGCTCACCGAGAACTACGCCGCGGTGCGGCAAGCGCTCGCCGGCGTTCTCGCGCGCGGTCCGCACGGCGCCACGAACTTCTCCGCCGGGATTTTGCTGGCGGTGAGCGAGCTGAACGGACTCACCGGCGCCCGCAGCGAGCCGCGCGCGGAGGCGAAACGCGTCGCGCTGTTTCTCACGGACGGCCTGCCCACGTTCCCCGTCGGCAAGGGCACCGAGATCGATCCCGGCGACGAGGAGGCCGCGCTGCGCGCCGCAGAGCTCGCTCAGACCGCGGGCGTCTCGATCAACACGTACGCCGTCGGCCCCGGCGCGCTCTCGTACAACCGCGTCACCACCGAGATCGCGCGCATCACGCGCGGCGTCTACACGCCGGTGCAAAGCCCCGACGACGTGATCGTGCTGCTCGCGGGCACCTCGTTCTCGGACGTCGAGGACATCGTGTTCACGAACCTGACGACGGGCGACTTCTCGACCGACGTGCGCGTCGCGCCCGATGGCGCATTCACCGGCTACGTGCCCGTGCGCGAGGGCCGCAACCGCGTGCGCATCGTCGCGCTCGCGAGCGACGGCACGCGCGGCGAGCTCGAGCTCGAGCTCGACTTCGCGCTCAGCCAGGTCGGCTCCCGCGACAAGCTCGCCGAGCTCGAACGCATCCGACGCCAAAACCGCGACCTCGAGCTCAAACGCAAGAGCCTCGAAATCGAAGCCTTCCGCGAACAGCAGCGCAGGCGCCTCGACATCCGCATCAAGGAAGACAAGCCCGCGCCAACGCCGACCGAGCCGCCGGAGCCGGCACATAACAACTAGGCCGCGCGCGAGAGAGACGAGACGCGCCCGCTCGACGGCTGACGCGGCGAGGCCACGACGGAACGACCTCGGCGTCGAACGCTCCTGCCAAGCGTGTCGGCCGAGACCGCAAGCGAAGCGCGCAGCGTTCGGCGGAGTCCTCGGAGCCGAACGCGAAGTAAACAAGGAAAGAAGCGAACCTCGGTCTCACGGAAGAAGGAAACCCGCCGCGCCGCCTCAGAGCGGCGTGAGGCCCGCATCCGAGATCTGCCGCTGCTTCAACTTCCCCTTCTCGTAAACCGACTTCACGTCGATCTTCCCGTCCTGGTTCTTGTCCTCTTCGCGCAGCGCGAGCAGCGAGCGGCCGCTCGTCGTCTCGTACGTCTCGAACGTGTCGCGCTTGCCGTCGGCGTTGCTGTCGCGCTCGATGCGCGCGATCAGGTCGTTCGAGTAAGCCGTCCAGGCGTCGACCTTGCCGTCGTGGTTCAGGTCTTCCTCGGCGCGCTCGAGCTTCTTGTCCTTGTAGAAGACGACGCGGTCGATCGTGGTGTCGCCGTTCGTGTCGTGGCGCTCCTCGGCGAGCGCGCCGGAGCGGAACACGAAGAACGCGTCGCGCTGGCCGTTCGCGTCACGGTCGATTTCGCGCGAGGCCATGCGGCCGTCCTTGCCGAACACCTGCCACTCGTCCGTCTTGCCGTCCCCGTCGTTGTCCTGCTCGATGCGCGCCACCGCGGCCGCCTCGTACGTCGTCCACTCGTCGATGTCGCCGTCGTAGTCGCGATCGGCTTCCTTGCGCAGGATCTGGCCGGTCGTCTCGTCGTGGAAGCGCACCTCTTCGGGCGCGCCATCGCG encodes the following:
- a CDS encoding VWA domain-containing protein; the protein is MTLYFPVPRCARVIAAAGLLVSAPAFADGVQLRLDSPLPGARVEGFVHQARIAGSALADAADPSVFDVMLVIDVSYSTRAASGGDIDGDGVVGVDPQGEGLAGVFPSDVRSTDPQDSILHAQVRAALALLEGVDARRVRFGVITFSGEVNPATGERVNEAQQDAQLEIPLTENYAAVRQALAGVLARGPHGATNFSAGILLAVSELNGLTGARSEPRAEAKRVALFLTDGLPTFPVGKGTEIDPGDEEAALRAAELAQTAGVSINTYAVGPGALSYNRVTTEIARITRGVYTPVQSPDDVIVLLAGTSFSDVEDIVFTNLTTGDFSTDVRVAPDGAFTGYVPVREGRNRVRIVALASDGTRGELELELDFALSQVGSRDKLAELERIRRQNRDLELKRKSLEIEAFREQQRRRLDIRIKEDKPAPTPTEPPEPAHNN